In Muribaculum gordoncarteri, the genomic window TTCCTTCTTGTCCTCGGTAAGGCGATTTTCTCTGATGGCAAGCTCCACTGCGGATGTCACCTGAGTAAGCTCGAGCCCGGCCTTGTCTTTCTTTAACTGCTCGTTCTCGGTCGCGGCGGCTTGTAATTCCGTCACTTTGGCGAGAACTGCCGTTTCATCTGCCGTTTCCGGCAAGCCCAGTTTAAGGGCAATGGTCTTGAGTTCCATTTGCTGTTTTGTTGTTTGAGGTTTATTACTGAGTGCGGGCAGGGGGTTCTCGCTGTCTCTGCCCAGCGTTATCTGCTTTCCATTATGGCGCATGACTATGGCGTTGTCATTGGCACCGATATCTACTATGGAGGTCTCGAAGATTTTGCTCTTCGTGATTGTGGGAGCGGTCTGCCCGGCGACGAGATGTTCCGGCTCCTCGCTAAGTTCAAGCACGTCGATGCCTATGCTCACCATGCGGAGGGAACCGACCTCCCACTGTTTCTTACACTGTTTCGACAACTCGGTCGCACAGTCGAAGACCGGCTCCCCGGTAATCTCACCGTCCTTGACCTCTATGTCCTTCATGAAGCCGATGACCTTGCCTCGCTCGTGCATATATAGCAGCACAGGGTTCCGCTCATACTGCGCGGTATCGCACCCGGCTGTCAGCACCCGGCTGCCATGGCTGTTCAGGCTGTCGTCCGTTAGTCTTACTCGTTTTCCCATTGCGATGTGATGCGTTTGAATTTCGATGCAATATTACAGGGTAATTCCCTGCCTGACAAAAAAGTGTGAAACGGTTGCACACTTCTATGAAACCATTGCTCACTTTTTTTGCCGGCACGGTCGAACTCGCCACTTTTGCATTGCAAAAGCGCAAAAATCATTATCATCATGACTAAAGCAGAACTGGAAAAAAAGAAATCCACAGCCCGGGCACTGTTCATGTCCGGCATGGAGCAGACAGAGATAGCCGACAAGACCGGCGTGTCACGCACGACCATATCGAAGTGGTGCACAGCCGAGGGATGGAAGGAGGCCCGAGCCGCCAAAAACATAACCCGTCCGGAACTCGTCAACAAGCTGCTCCTGACAATCGACAACCTCATTGAGCAGGTCAACAGCTCTAAAGACCCGGCTATGATGTCCTCTCTCGGTGACAGACTCGCAAAGCTATCATCGGTAATAGAGAAGCTCGACAAGAAGGCCAATGTGGTGGATGCGATTGAGGTGTTCACCGCTTTCTCGAAATGGCTCGAATTCAGGGCTAAGACAGACCCGGAAGTCACCGTGGAGCTC contains:
- a CDS encoding terminase gpP N-terminus-related DNA-binding protein, giving the protein MTKAELEKKKSTARALFMSGMEQTEIADKTGVSRTTISKWCTAEGWKEARAAKNITRPELVNKLLLTIDNLIEQVNSSKDPAMMSSLGDRLAKLSSVIEKLDKKANVVDAIEVFTAFSKWLEFRAKTDPEVTVELIKQINRFQDKFIIESVGKGSLA